From Panicum hallii strain FIL2 chromosome 2, PHallii_v3.1, whole genome shotgun sequence, a single genomic window includes:
- the LOC112880970 gene encoding uncharacterized protein LOC112880970, with protein sequence MDRKQQLFIYTAAAYTLLSMMAMIIQSRKRKRREPVEPITYAPIEERDRMRIEYLNNKIWKNDVTCVNMLRLNRASFFRFCKLFRDRGLLQDTIHLCVEQQVAMFLNTVGHNIRNRLVGTNFDRSGETVSRYFNKVMHAIGELRNDFITPPSTSTPAKIAGNPRWDPYFKDCIGAIDGTHVRASVPKHKEASFRGRKSYPTQNVMAAVDFNLRFTYVLAGWEGTAHDALVLRDALERENGLRVPQGKFYLVDAGYGAKPGFLPPFRGVRYHLNEWGNNPVQNEKELFNHRHSSLRVTVERAFGALKRRFKILDDATPFFPFSTQVEIVVACCIIHNWVIQDGGDDFIIEASEELDTINHHTSSHGQAGMDTEASGAKAASGLCQWTPTQSTFVLTFLTNIVADGTRTSTGFKKVHLNACAKALNDHFKLTRTGDQVSNHLKTWKKKYVRINYLKNLRAALWDEDEFIISLDHDHYKGHMADPKNKADDEYVAEPT encoded by the exons ATGGATAGGAAGCAGCAACTTTTCATTTACACAGCTGCAGCGTACACGTTACTTTCGATGATGGCcatgattattcaatctagaaaAAGAAAACGCCGTGAACCTGTAGAACCAATTACCTATGCTCCAATTGAGGAGAGGGATAGAATGAGAATTGAGTATCTGAATAATAAGATATGGAAGAATGATGTAACTTGTGTCAATATGCTTAGACTTAATAGAGCATCTTTTTTCCGATTTTGTAAGCTTTTTAGGGACCGGGGCCTTTTGCAAGACACCATACATTTGTGTGTTGAGCAGCAGGTTGCAATGTTTTTAAACACAGTAGGTCACAATATTCGAAATAGGTTAGTTGGCACCAATTTTGATAGGTCCGGTGAAACTGTTAGTCGGTATTTCAACAAAGTAATGCACGCTATTGGAGAGCTACGAAACGACTTCATTACACCACCGTCGACATCAACTCCAGCTAAAATTGCAGGAAACCCAAGATGGGATCCTTACTTTAAG GATTGTATTGGAGCAATAGATGGCACACACGTGCGGGCCTCTGTTCCTAAACACAAGGAGGCTTCCTTTCGTGGTAGAAAGAGTTATCCTACTCAAAATGTCATGGCAgctgtagattttaatcttcgATTCACATATGTGTTGGCCGGTTGGGAGGGGACAGCCCATGACGCTCTAGTCTTACGGGATGCTTTAGAGAGGGAAAATGGTCTTCGTGTTCCACAAg GCAAGTTCTACCTAGTTGATGCCGGATATGGAGCCAAACCTGGATTTCTGCCCCCTTTTCGTGGTGTTCGGTACCACTTGAACGAGTGGGGCAACAATCCTGTGCAAAATGAGAAGGAATTATTCAATCATAGGCACTCATCGTTGAGAGTCACTGTTGAGCGGGCATTTGGTGCGTTGAAGAGGAGATTTAAAATTCTTGATGATGCCACACCATTCTTTCCCTTCTCTACACAAGTAGAAATTGTGGTTGCTTGTTGTATTATTCACAACTGGGTTATACAAGATGGAGGTGATGACTTTATCATTGAAGCGAGTGAGGAATTGGATACCATTAATCATCATACATCTTCTCATGGACAAGCA GGGATGGACACAGAGGCAAGCGGTGCAAAAGCTGCTAGTGGACTGTGTCAATGGACTCCAACTCAGTCCACATTTGTGCTCACCTTTCTTACTAATATTGTAGCTGATGGCACTAGGACCTCTACCGGCTTCAAGAAAGTTCATCTCAACGCTTGTGCTAAGGCTCTCAACGATCATTTTAAACTGACAAGAACAGGTGATCAAGTTAGTAATCACTTGAAGACATGGAAAAAGAAATATGTTAGAATCAACTATCTTAAGAATTTGAGAGCTGCTCTTTGGGATGAAGATGAATTCATTATCTCTCTAGATCATGACCACTACAAAGGGCATATGGCG GATCCAAAAAATAAAGCTGATGATgaatatgtggcagaaccaacctga